A stretch of Spodoptera frugiperda isolate SF20-4 chromosome 6, AGI-APGP_CSIRO_Sfru_2.0, whole genome shotgun sequence DNA encodes these proteins:
- the LOC118267597 gene encoding chymotrypsin-2-like isoform X4, with protein MDYKAGLLVFTTLLVGSLALPRPKDDVSVFFQYNANGRIVGGTEAAVGSHPHMVVLSSGLLVRSFFCGGSLIAPRTVLTAAHCIGAVTISIIGTLSRSLRVTVGSHRHDSGGTTYKVARHASHPDYDWFTVKDDIGVLITDTEVAYSSLVQPVAITYDYIDGGVPAIVAGWGRIYDGGPASDVLLELKTTTIDSKDCVELVNQADIEWEFGIHTDPRAEVCTLHSPGFGTCNGDSGSALRRIEDGKQFGIVSWGFPCAVGAPDVFVRISTYESWLKSVMV; from the exons ATGGACTACAAAGCCGGACTCCTGGTGTTCACCACCCTCCTGGTCGGTAGCCTTG CACTGCCAAGGCCCAAAGATGACGTGTCCGTCTTCTTCCAGTACAATGCCAATGGTCGTATCGTTGGAGGTACTGAGGCGGCAGTCGGCAGCCACCCTCACATGGTGGTCCTCTCCTCCGGTCTACTCGTACGAAGCTTCTTCTGCGGAGGTTCACTGATAGCCCCACGTACCGTCCTCACCGCAGCTCATTGTATTGGCGCCGTCACCATTTCTATCATTGGAACTCTGtctag gtcTCTTCGTGTGACTGTTGGTTCCCACCGCCATGACTCTGGTGGAACCACCTACAAGGTTGCTCGCCATGCTTCCCATCCGGATTACGACTGGTTTACCGTCAAGGATGATATTGGAGTCCTCATCACCGACACAGAAGTGGCTTACAGCAGCCTGGTACAGCCTGTAGCAATCACCTACGACTACATAGACGGTGGAGTGCCAGCTATAGTTGCTGGTTGGGGCAGAATTTAT GACGGTGGTCCGGCCTCTGACGTACTCTTGGAACTGAAAACCACAACTATTGACAGTAAAGACTGCGTGGAACTTGTGAATCAAGCCGACATTGAATGGGAATTTGGAATACACACAGATCCTCGCGCTGAAGTCTGCACTCTACATAGCCCTGGATTTGGCACTTGCAAC GGTGACTCTGGCAGTGCTCTGCGTCGCATTGAAGACGGGAAACAGTTCGGTATCGTGTCCTGGGGCTTCCCATGCGCTGTCGGTGCCCCTGATGTGTTCGTCAGGATCAGCACTTACGAGAGCTGGTTGAAATCCGTGATGgtttaa
- the LOC118267597 gene encoding chymotrypsin-2-like isoform X6, with protein sequence MDYKAGLLVFTTLLVGSLALPRPKDDVSVFFQYNANGRIVGGTEAAVGSHPHMVVLSSGLLVRSFFCGGSLIAPRTVLTAAHCIGAVTISIIGTLSRSLRVTVGSHRHDSGGTTYKVARHASHPDYDWFTVKDDIGVLITDTEVAYSSLVQPVAITYDYIDGGVPAIVAGWGRIYDGGPASDVLLELKTTTIDSKDCVELVNQADIEWEFGIHTDPRAEVCTLHSPGFGTCNGDSGSALRRIEDGKQFGIVSWGFPCAVGAPDVFVRISTYESWLKSVMV encoded by the exons CACTGCCAAGGCCCAAAGATGACGTGTCCGTCTTCTTCCAGTACAATGCCAATGGTCGTATCGTTGGAGGTACTGAGGCGGCAGTCGGCAGCCACCCTCACATGGTGGTCCTCTCCTCCGGTCTACTCGTACGAAGCTTCTTCTGCGGAGGTTCACTGATAGCCCCACGTACCGTCCTCACCGCAGCTCATTGTATTGGCGCCGTCACCATTTCTATCATTGGAACTCTGtctag gtcTCTTCGTGTGACTGTTGGTTCCCACCGCCATGACTCTGGTGGAACCACCTACAAGGTTGCTCGCCATGCTTCCCATCCGGATTACGACTGGTTTACCGTCAAGGATGATATTGGAGTCCTCATCACCGACACAGAAGTGGCTTACAGCAGCCTGGTACAGCCTGTAGCAATCACCTACGACTACATAGACGGTGGAGTGCCAGCTATAGTTGCTGGTTGGGGCAGAATTTAT GACGGTGGTCCGGCCTCTGACGTACTCTTGGAACTGAAAACCACAACTATTGACAGTAAAGACTGCGTGGAACTTGTGAATCAAGCCGACATTGAATGGGAATTTGGAATACACACAGATCCTCGCGCTGAAGTCTGCACTCTACATAGCCCTGGATTTGGCACTTGCAAC GGTGACTCTGGCAGTGCTCTGCGTCGCATTGAAGACGGGAAACAGTTCGGTATCGTGTCCTGGGGCTTCCCATGCGCTGTCGGTGCCCCTGATGTGTTCGTCAGGATCAGCACTTACGAGAGCTGGTTGAAATCCGTGATGgtttaa
- the LOC118267597 gene encoding chymotrypsin-2-like isoform X7 gives MDYKAGLLVFTTLLVGSLALPRPKDDVSVFFQYNANGRIVGGTEAAVGSHPHMVVLSSGLLVRSFFCGGSLIAPRTVLTAAHCIDVFNLPVIETLYRSLRVTVGTHRHDSGGTTYKVSGHASHPDYDWYEIKNDIGVLITDTEVAYSSLVQPVAITYDYIDGGVPAIVAGWGRIYNGGPLSDVLLELRTTTIDSKDCVELVHQANIEWEFEMQMDPRAEVCTLHGPGFGACNGDSGSALRRIEDGKQFGIVSWGFPCAVGAPDVFVRISTYESWLKSVIV, from the exons ATGGACTACAAAGCCGGACTCCTGGTGTTCACCACCCTCCTGGTCGGTAGCCTTG CACTGCCAAGGCCCAAAGATGACGTGTCCGTCTTCTTCCAGTACAATGCCAATGGTCGTATCGTTGGAGGTACTGAGGCGGCAGTCGGCAGCCACCCTCACATGGTGGTCCTCTCCTCCGGTCTACTCGTACGAAGCTTCTTCTGCGGAGGTTCACTGATAGCCCCACGTACCGTCCTCACCGCAGCTCATTGTATTGACGTCTTCAACCTGCCCGTCATTGAAACTCTGTATAG gTCTCTTCGCGTGACTGTCGGTACCCACCGCCATGATTCTGGTGGAACCACCTACAAGGTTTCTGGCCATGCTTCCCACCCAGATTACGACTGGTATGAGATCAAGAATGATATTGGAGTCCTCATCACCGACACAGAAGTGGCTTACAGCAGCCTGGTGCAGCCTGTAGCAATCACCTACGACTACATTGACGGTGGAGTGCCAGCTATAGTTGCTGGTTGGGGCAGAATTTAT AACGGTGGTCCGCTCTCTGACGTACTCTTGGAACTGAGAACCACAACTATTGACAGCAAAGACTGCGTGGAACTTGTGCATCAAGCCAACATTGAATGGGAATTTGAAATGCAAATGGATCCTCGTGCTGAAGTCTGCACTCTACATGGCCCTGGATTTGGCGCTTGCAAC GGTGACTCTGGCAGTGCTCTGCGTCGCATTGAAGACGGGAAACAGTTCGGTATCGTGTCCTGGGGCTTCCCATGCGCTGTCGGTGCCCCTGATGTGTTCGTCAGGATCAGCACTTACGAGAGCTGGTTGAAATCCGTGAtagtttaa